The genomic window GCGGCCGGAGAGGTGTTCGCGTTCGGCATCAGCGAGGCCGGCAACGATCTCGTGCTGTTCGGCAGCGGGACGGATGCCGCGCCCCTGCCCGACGGCGGCTACTCGTTCACAGGCACCAAGATCTTCACCTCGCTCGCGCCCGTGTGGACGCAGCTGGGCCTGCACGGCCTCGACACGTCGTCCGAGGACGCACCACGCATGGTCTACGCGTTCGTGCCGCGATCGGAGGTGGGGGTGGGCCGCGTGGTGGTGCGCGACGACTGGGACACCCTCGGCATGCGCGGCACGCAGTCCCGCACCACCGAGCTGCGCGATGCGGTGGCGCCGGCGGACCGGGTGGTGCGTCGGCTCGCGCCGGGGCCCAACCCCGACCCGCTGGTGTTCGGCATCTTCAGCGTCTTCGAGCTGCTGCTCGCCTCCGTGTACACCGGCATCGCGCGACGGGCGCTGGATCTCGCCGTGGCGGCGGCAGGCACGCGCACCTCGAAGCGCACCGGCAAGGCGTACAGCCAGGACCCCGACATCCGCTGGCGCATCGCCGACATGGCGCTCGCGTACGACGCGCTGCCGCCGCAGATCGAGACGCTCGCGCGCGACGTCGACGAGGTCGCCGACCACGGCGCGCAGTGGTTCTCACTGCTCGCCGGGGTCAAGCACCGTGCGGTCACAGCGGCGAAGTCGATCGTCGACGACGCCGTGCTGGTCGCCGGAGGCTCGTCGTACTTCTCGGGCAACGAGCTGAGCCGGCTCTACCGCGACGTGCTCGCGGGGCTCTTCCACCCGTCCGACCCGGAGTCGGCGCACTCCACCGTTGCGACGGCCTGGCTCGGCCCGCTCCAGGACTGAGCCGATTGGGCTCCGCCCTCCTCGCCCTTACCTGGTGCGACGAGCTCGCCGCAAGCCTCGAGGCGTAAGGCCCCCGCCCGGCGGGCGCGTGCGAGGATGACCCCATGGCGAGGACCCCGACCCATCTGCTGAGCCCCGCCGACCAGGAGCGCCGACGGGGCCTGCGCACCATGAAGGGCGTCGCCCTCGGGGCGCTGGTGTTCATGGCGGTGCTGTTCGCGTTCTCGTTCGCGTTCCAGCAGGACGTCCCCGCCCTCGCCTACGTGCGCGCCGCGGCGGAGGGCGGCATGGTCGGCGCACTCGCCGACTGGTTCGCGGTGACGGCGCTGTTCCGGCATCCGCTCGGCATCCCGATTCCGCACACGGCCATCATCCCGAGCCGCAAGGACGAGATCGGCCAGACGCTGGGCGAGTTCGTCGAGACCGAGTTCCTGCGCGGCGACGTGGTGCGCGCCAAACTCGAGCAGACCTCGATCGCCGCGCGGCTCGGCGAATGGCTGAGCCAGCCCGAGCATGCCGAGCGCGTCGCGGCCGAGGCATCCGTGATGGCGAGCAGCGTGCTGCAGGCTCTGAGCGACGACGACGTGCGCGATCTGATCGAGGAGCTCGCGCGCGAGCACCTCATCGCCCCGGAGTGGGGACCGCCGCTCGGCGAATGGCTCGGCCGCCTCATCGACGCGGGCGGGCACCACGGCGCGGTCGACCTCGCGAACGACACCATCGCCGCGTGGCTGGACGCCAACCAGGTCGCGTTCAACGGCGTCATCTCGCGTCGCCTGCCGGCTTGGGTGCCATCGATCGCGCACCGGTTCGTCGACGACACCGTCTACAACGAGGCCGTGAAGTTCGTCGCCGCGGTGCGGCGCGATCCGCAGCATCCGGCCCGCGTCGCGATCGACGGCTACCTGACGCGGCTCGCCGAGAACCTGCAGCACGACCCCGCGACGATCGGGCGCTTCGAGGACGCCAAGCTCGCGGTCTTCGACAGTCCGCGTGTCCGCGAACTCGCCGGCGAGGTCTGGGCCACCGCCAAGGCGGGTCTGCTGCGCTCCCTCGCCGATCCCGAGAGCGGACTGCGGCGGCGGGGCACCGAGGCGCTGGCCGAGGTCGGCGGACGGCTGACGACGGATGCCGCGCTGCAGCGCCGC from Microbacterium sp. ProA8 includes these protein-coding regions:
- a CDS encoding acyl-CoA dehydrogenase family protein, which produces MGTSWRKNGGVTPIDAADFLPDELLERFRARAAVHDRENTFPDDDLADLKDAGYLAILVPRELGGAGLGLAEASVLQQRLAGAAPATALAINMHLVWTGVAKVLADRGIDALRFVQEGAAAGEVFAFGISEAGNDLVLFGSGTDAAPLPDGGYSFTGTKIFTSLAPVWTQLGLHGLDTSSEDAPRMVYAFVPRSEVGVGRVVVRDDWDTLGMRGTQSRTTELRDAVAPADRVVRRLAPGPNPDPLVFGIFSVFELLLASVYTGIARRALDLAVAAAGTRTSKRTGKAYSQDPDIRWRIADMALAYDALPPQIETLARDVDEVADHGAQWFSLLAGVKHRAVTAAKSIVDDAVLVAGGSSYFSGNELSRLYRDVLAGLFHPSDPESAHSTVATAWLGPLQD
- a CDS encoding DUF445 domain-containing protein; translation: MARTPTHLLSPADQERRRGLRTMKGVALGALVFMAVLFAFSFAFQQDVPALAYVRAAAEGGMVGALADWFAVTALFRHPLGIPIPHTAIIPSRKDEIGQTLGEFVETEFLRGDVVRAKLEQTSIAARLGEWLSQPEHAERVAAEASVMASSVLQALSDDDVRDLIEELAREHLIAPEWGPPLGEWLGRLIDAGGHHGAVDLANDTIAAWLDANQVAFNGVISRRLPAWVPSIAHRFVDDTVYNEAVKFVAAVRRDPQHPARVAIDGYLTRLAENLQHDPATIGRFEDAKLAVFDSPRVRELAGEVWATAKAGLLRSLADPESGLRRRGTEALAEVGGRLTTDAALQRRVDTWVIDAAVFLVDRYRHDIASIITDTVERWDPAETTEKIELMVGRDLQYIRLNGTIVGALAGLAIFSIAHALLG